From Apium graveolens cultivar Ventura chromosome 9, ASM990537v1, whole genome shotgun sequence, the proteins below share one genomic window:
- the LOC141687264 gene encoding protein tesmin/TSO1-like CXC 2 isoform X1, with amino-acid sequence MGDENDEPNLERESEDVATKTPKKKQINTPLSKFEESPVFNYLNNLSPIVGVRSVHITQTINSLNFASLPSVFTSPHVSTVKDSKFLKRHRLPDPSKLEFTSENLNEVCKQQKVIGIDDDSSELQNFGPVSAVAEPPYFPNELSKTLTYKSVNRDSELAVYSAKDTKSIPDLTGSSSALGPPVHIDSRICQIGSEINLEGVSHFGEEKEVSGCDWENLLDDEGNLLIFESPIDSKSLNDPSQKLFEPEMSCGTSLLNGLHKSIATQEVDTCQLSETDDLSFQHKESNMNEIAENRDLLVSLSNCEAGDTNEIVDAELPSNMHRGLRRRCLVFEMAGSRRKPLTDISNVGPTMLSHPYDNPIKPKHDIPRCNLSGIGLHLNALASTSVNHNVTKSEALTTDRQQLSLFSSGVCLDSSYRQEQPKESLVASSSEINMLPAGEDMSLVEDAGQASEDVVNEALDHNSPKKKRHKLECGAEGEACKRCKCKKSKCLKLYCECFAAGVYCIEPCACHECFNKPIHEDVVLAARAQIESRNPLAFAPKVIRSSESMIEIREESGKTPASARHKRGCNCKKSGCTKKYCECYQGGVGCSVNCRCEQCKNAFGRKHGSTPIGMVVELEKDIEGEACKSVIDRSIHMITVQNGAEQNSKFALPETPLLSDRQLIELPLSSNSMRPPRSTFQAAGSSSQELGKPNPSQAKFGKHIAAQKDEMSEILQPPIGDVESVSPNSKRVSPTQGKTGCTPGLRGSRKLILQSIPSFPSLTPKH; translated from the exons ATGGGTGATGAAAATGACGAACCAAATTTAGAGAGAGAAAGTGAAGATGTTGCGACGAAAACTCCAAAGAAGAAACAGATCAATACTCCTCTCTCTAAGTTCGAg GAATCTCCTGTCTTCAATTATCTCAACAACCTTTCTCCTATTGTGGGGGTTAGGTCTGTACACATTACTCAGACAATCAACTCGCTTAATTTTGCATCTCTTCCATCAGTTTTCACCTCACCTCATGTTAGTACTGTTAAGGACTCTAAATTTCTAAAAAG GCATCGGTTACCCGATCCATCAAAGCTTGAGTTCACTTCTGAGAATTTAAACGAAGTATGTAAACAGCAAAAAGTCATAGGAATTGATGATGATTCCAGTGAGCTGCAAAACTTCGGTCCAGTGAGTGCTGTTGCTGAGCCACCTTATTTCCCAAATGAACTTTCAAAAACCTTAACCTACAAATCTGTTAACCGTGATTCTGAATTAGCTGTGTACTCTGCGAAGGATACCAAATCTATACCAGATTTGACTGGATCGTCTAGCGCACTCGGTCCACCCGTTCATATTGATTCCAGAATTTGTCAAATTGGAAGTGAAATCAACTTGGAGGGAGTTAGCCATTTTGGTGAAGAGAAAGAAGTTTCTGGTTGTGATTGGGAGAATTTACTTGATGATGAAGGCAACTTATTGATATTCGAATCCCCAATTGATTCAAAGTCTTTGAACGATCCCAGTCAGAAATTATTTGAACCTGAGATGAGTTGCGGCACTTCTCTGTTAAATGGTCTTCATAAAAGTATAGCTACTCAGGAAGTTGATACTTGTCAACTATCTGAAACAGATGATCTGTCTTTTCaacataaagagagtaatatgAATGAAATAGCTGAGAATCGTGACCTCCTTGTTTCCTTGAGTAATTGCGAGGCAGGGGACACAAACGAGATTGTGGATGCTGAG CTTCCCTCAAATATGCACCGTGGTTTGAGGAGACGTTGTCTGGTTTTTGAGATGGCAGGATCTCGAAGGAAGCCCTTAACTGATATTTCAAATGTTGGCCCAACCATGCTATCTCATCCTTATGATAACCCTATAAAGCCTAAACATGATATTCCAAGATGCAATCTATCTGGAATCGGTTTGCACTTAAATGCTCTTGCATCAACATCAGTAAACCACAATGTCACCAAATCTGAGGCATTGACTACTGATAGACAACAATTAAGTCTGTTCTCCTCAGGTGTTTGTCTAGATTCTTCATATAGGCAAGAACAACCAAAAGAATCCTTAGTTGCAAGTTCATCTGAGATTAATATGCTTCCTGCTGGAGAGGATATGTCACTTGTTGAAGATGCTGGTCAAGCGTCAGAAGACGTGGTGAATGAAGCATTAGATCACAATAGTCCAAAGAAGAAGAG GCATAAATTGGAATGTGGTGCAGAAGGTGAGGCTTGTAAGCGTTGCAAATgtaaaaaatcaaagtgtttgaagCT TTACTGTGAATGCTTTGCTGCTGGTGTCTACTGCATAGAGCCATGTGCATGTCACGAATGCTTCAACAAGCCTATTCATGAAGATGTTGTTCTTGCAGCTCGCGCACAAATTGAATCTCGCAATCCCCTTGCATTTGCTCCTAAAGTGATCAGGAGCTCAGAATCTATGATCGAAATTAGG GAGGAATCCGGAAAGACTCCAGCTTCAGCTAGACATAAAAGAGGATGCAACTGCAAGAAATCTGGCTGTACGAAGAAATATTGTGAATGCTATCAG GGAGGTGTTGGGTGCTCTGTTAACTGTAGATGTGAACAGTGTAAAAATGCATTTGGTAGAAAGCATG GGTCTACTCCAATAGGAATGGTAGTTGAACTAGAAAAAGACATAGAGGGGGAGGCATGTAAGAGTGTCATTGATAGAAGCATACACATGATAACAGTTCAGAATGGTGCAGAACAAAACTCGAAATTTGCACTTCCTGAGACACCCTTACTGTCTGACAG ACAATTAATTGAGCTACCACTTTCCTCCAATAGTATGAGACCACCACGTTCGACTTTTCAAGCTGCTGGATCTTCCAGCCAAGAGCTTGGAAAACCTAATCCATCTCAAGCCAAGTTCGGGAAGCATATAGCTGCACAGAAAGATGAGATGTCGGAAATTCTCCAACCTCCGATTGGCGATGTCGAGTCAGTTTCTCCTAACAGTAAGAGAGTTTCTCCTACTCAGGGTAAAACTGGCTGTACCCCTGGTCTAAGAGGCAGCCGTAAGTTGATACTGCAATCTATACCTTCCTTCCCTTCTCTTACGCCTAAGCACTAA
- the LOC141687264 gene encoding protein tesmin/TSO1-like CXC 2 isoform X2 → MGDENDEPNLERESEDVATKTPKKKQINTPLSKFEESPVFNYLNNLSPIVGVRSVHITQTINSLNFASLPSVFTSPHVSTVKDSKFLKRHRLPDPSKLEFTSENLNEVCKQQKVIGIDDDSSELQNFGPVSAVAEPPYFPNELSKTLTYKSVNRDSELAVYSAKDTKSIPDLTGSSSALGPPVHIDSRICQIGSEINLEGVSHFGEEKEVSGCDWENLLDDEGNLLIFESPIDSKSLNDPSQKLFEPEMSCGTSLLNGLHKSIATQEVDTCQLSETDDLSFQHKESNMNEIAENRDLLVSLSNCEAGDTNEIVDAELPSNMHRGLRRRCLVFEMAGSRRKPLTDISNVGPTMLSHPYDNPIKPKHDIPRCNLSGIGLHLNALASTSVNHNVTKSEALTTDRQQLSLFSSGVCLDSSYRQEQPKESLVASSSEINMLPAGEDMSLVEDAGQASEDVVNEALDHNSPKKKRHKLECGAEGEACKRCKCKKSKCLKLYCECFAAGVYCIEPCACHECFNKPIHEDVVLAARAQIESRNPLAFAPKVIRSSESMIEIREESGKTPASARHKRGCNCKKSGCTKKYCECYQGGVGCSVNCRCEQCKNAFGRKHGSTPIGMVVELEKDIEGEACKSVIDRSIHMITVQNGAEQNSKFALPETPLLSDSMRPPRSTFQAAGSSSQELGKPNPSQAKFGKHIAAQKDEMSEILQPPIGDVESVSPNSKRVSPTQGKTGCTPGLRGSRKLILQSIPSFPSLTPKH, encoded by the exons ATGGGTGATGAAAATGACGAACCAAATTTAGAGAGAGAAAGTGAAGATGTTGCGACGAAAACTCCAAAGAAGAAACAGATCAATACTCCTCTCTCTAAGTTCGAg GAATCTCCTGTCTTCAATTATCTCAACAACCTTTCTCCTATTGTGGGGGTTAGGTCTGTACACATTACTCAGACAATCAACTCGCTTAATTTTGCATCTCTTCCATCAGTTTTCACCTCACCTCATGTTAGTACTGTTAAGGACTCTAAATTTCTAAAAAG GCATCGGTTACCCGATCCATCAAAGCTTGAGTTCACTTCTGAGAATTTAAACGAAGTATGTAAACAGCAAAAAGTCATAGGAATTGATGATGATTCCAGTGAGCTGCAAAACTTCGGTCCAGTGAGTGCTGTTGCTGAGCCACCTTATTTCCCAAATGAACTTTCAAAAACCTTAACCTACAAATCTGTTAACCGTGATTCTGAATTAGCTGTGTACTCTGCGAAGGATACCAAATCTATACCAGATTTGACTGGATCGTCTAGCGCACTCGGTCCACCCGTTCATATTGATTCCAGAATTTGTCAAATTGGAAGTGAAATCAACTTGGAGGGAGTTAGCCATTTTGGTGAAGAGAAAGAAGTTTCTGGTTGTGATTGGGAGAATTTACTTGATGATGAAGGCAACTTATTGATATTCGAATCCCCAATTGATTCAAAGTCTTTGAACGATCCCAGTCAGAAATTATTTGAACCTGAGATGAGTTGCGGCACTTCTCTGTTAAATGGTCTTCATAAAAGTATAGCTACTCAGGAAGTTGATACTTGTCAACTATCTGAAACAGATGATCTGTCTTTTCaacataaagagagtaatatgAATGAAATAGCTGAGAATCGTGACCTCCTTGTTTCCTTGAGTAATTGCGAGGCAGGGGACACAAACGAGATTGTGGATGCTGAG CTTCCCTCAAATATGCACCGTGGTTTGAGGAGACGTTGTCTGGTTTTTGAGATGGCAGGATCTCGAAGGAAGCCCTTAACTGATATTTCAAATGTTGGCCCAACCATGCTATCTCATCCTTATGATAACCCTATAAAGCCTAAACATGATATTCCAAGATGCAATCTATCTGGAATCGGTTTGCACTTAAATGCTCTTGCATCAACATCAGTAAACCACAATGTCACCAAATCTGAGGCATTGACTACTGATAGACAACAATTAAGTCTGTTCTCCTCAGGTGTTTGTCTAGATTCTTCATATAGGCAAGAACAACCAAAAGAATCCTTAGTTGCAAGTTCATCTGAGATTAATATGCTTCCTGCTGGAGAGGATATGTCACTTGTTGAAGATGCTGGTCAAGCGTCAGAAGACGTGGTGAATGAAGCATTAGATCACAATAGTCCAAAGAAGAAGAG GCATAAATTGGAATGTGGTGCAGAAGGTGAGGCTTGTAAGCGTTGCAAATgtaaaaaatcaaagtgtttgaagCT TTACTGTGAATGCTTTGCTGCTGGTGTCTACTGCATAGAGCCATGTGCATGTCACGAATGCTTCAACAAGCCTATTCATGAAGATGTTGTTCTTGCAGCTCGCGCACAAATTGAATCTCGCAATCCCCTTGCATTTGCTCCTAAAGTGATCAGGAGCTCAGAATCTATGATCGAAATTAGG GAGGAATCCGGAAAGACTCCAGCTTCAGCTAGACATAAAAGAGGATGCAACTGCAAGAAATCTGGCTGTACGAAGAAATATTGTGAATGCTATCAG GGAGGTGTTGGGTGCTCTGTTAACTGTAGATGTGAACAGTGTAAAAATGCATTTGGTAGAAAGCATG GGTCTACTCCAATAGGAATGGTAGTTGAACTAGAAAAAGACATAGAGGGGGAGGCATGTAAGAGTGTCATTGATAGAAGCATACACATGATAACAGTTCAGAATGGTGCAGAACAAAACTCGAAATTTGCACTTCCTGAGACACCCTTACTGTCTGACAG TATGAGACCACCACGTTCGACTTTTCAAGCTGCTGGATCTTCCAGCCAAGAGCTTGGAAAACCTAATCCATCTCAAGCCAAGTTCGGGAAGCATATAGCTGCACAGAAAGATGAGATGTCGGAAATTCTCCAACCTCCGATTGGCGATGTCGAGTCAGTTTCTCCTAACAGTAAGAGAGTTTCTCCTACTCAGGGTAAAACTGGCTGTACCCCTGGTCTAAGAGGCAGCCGTAAGTTGATACTGCAATCTATACCTTCCTTCCCTTCTCTTACGCCTAAGCACTAA